In Calonectris borealis chromosome 8, bCalBor7.hap1.2, whole genome shotgun sequence, the genomic stretch AACCTTGAGTTTGGCCAGTACAGCTGTTATTTTGTGTCTACAAATGCATCTGTATCTCACACATCATTCATTTCCCTCTAATTTAAGTGAATGGTGCAGATCTGaaaggcaggattttcttttaaagatttctgATAAACCTGCATTCTCACTgaatgatatttttaaaacaatttccttcAGTGATTCACCTGCACTTTATTAGTTTCCATGTTTATTACTAACAGTGAAACCTGAGAACTCTGCACCTCTCCTTCCATTCTGTATCAAACTGCAGCCATTTCTCAGAAAGTCTGGGTGGAAGTGCAGACAATCTCTGAACAAATATTTAGACTAAGAGTTGGACCCTAGGCCCTCCAGTTTAGTGTTTGATCTAGAGGAGGAGACTCCTGTTGTTCCTATTGTAAATTGGTAAATCCTGCAAAAAGAAATGTGGCAACCAAATTCACCTGTCATTTTCCAGGGACCTCAGCTGTAAATCAAGGCTACACGAATATAATACTCTACACAGATCATCTCACACAAAAGCCCTTTGAATAAACATTGGTGAATCCTATTAAGGGAACACTGATTGGATTGCGAGGGTTTGGGttattttgcagctgctgttcATGACACCACATTCAAATCACCCTCCTTTGCACGAGTAGAGCTCACATAGCATGAACAGCAGCAGGGCAGTGAGAAGCACAGGGAGGCAAATGTACTGTCCCAGCTGAGGAGGAATGGACTGCTGCAGAGGGACCTCTTCTGGGCTGAACACCAGCAGCTGCGGGGCTGACCTGTGTGAATGAAGGTGTGTTTCTTCATATCAGATTTCTGGTGGAACCTCTTCCCACAGTACTGGCACGGATAGGGCCGGGTGTCCGAATGGATGAGCAGGTGGGTGGACAAAGTAGAAGATCTCTTAAAACTCTTGCCACAAATCTTACAATCAAAGCTGCGttcctgcagggagaggagcccaAACACACACGTTACACCACACCAGCGATCCCACCAGCAACAAACTGCCTGGCAGCACATCAGTGCTAACACCAGCATGATAGCATCACATGATAAAAAAAGATAATGCACCCTCTCCCAGTGCTGTGGACCGCTCCTCACAAAAATTTAATCGAACAGCTCTTCCTGCTGGCAGGAATGGCCAGGTGGGAGCAGCTCCGACCGATCGGGCAGAGTCCACCTGCACATTTCAACAGGGGCCCAAGACATGATCGCTCTACTGGGAAGCCCAACAGCTGCAGCACTGTTCAGAGGCCACCTCTGAACTGTACACAGGAAAGTGGGTGCTGAGGTCTGCTTGGCTCTCCTGGGAAATCTCTGTAGCAGGCTGACTTCTGCTGGCAGGGTAGCAACTAACTGCTTATTTGTAGTTCCATTATAATTCAAGGGAAAGGTACCTAGAGCACGTGCGAAAAACAGCTTTTTGGCTTACTACTTTAACGTATCAAACAAAACGCATTAAGACCTTGCcgtctctctcctctccctcacaCACTCTCTCCACCACTTTCTTCCACCATAAATCATCTCTTCTTTCCATCCCTTAACTACCATCACACCTTCCGCTTCCTGCTATACTTTCATACAATCACCTTAGTTTATTCAGCTTTTAATGCACTCTCTCTGAAATGTTGTCCCCTCCGCGGACACAATGTGCAGTGCTGCTCTTTTCACCATAATTTAATGGGTGATGAGATATTTCCCCTCATTGTGTGCTCTGCTGTTGCACACTCATGAAATTGTAAATAAAACAGTTAGCAAAAAACCACTGCTGTCCTCCAAAAGCCAATCTGAAGAAGGAAGATTTGCCAGGTCAAGTGGGTGGGTGAAGGGGAAATATGGCACAATATCAGCAGGTGGAAAATGTTACAAGTCCTCCTACCAAAATTAACTACCATATTCTTTTGGTGTGTGACTCAGAGTGTGTCGAGACGGATGAAGTCTGTGCTCTATACCTGACTGGTTGTTCAGATGTTCCCTACACAGACACAATGACTACAAACAAGGGAAGACTCACTTCTTTGGGGGCGGGGAGGAGAAAGAATGGGGAGAGCTGCGTTGAAAGAAAGCACAGTGAGTTGCTTTAGCTGTTAAAAAAAGGTCCACATCCGCATTACAATTTCCAGCTCTAAGAgtaaaaatttattatttattatctgtTACTTCTGGAGTGCCAAAAGTGCCCATTGCTTAATACAGACGCACGCAAGGTCTGGGGAATGGAAACAAAGCCTGTGTTATTTAATTTGTTGATTTGCTCCTTTGCTTACTAGCTGCCCACCCTTTCCTCTGCCTGCCACCATATTCTTCACCCACAAGTGCCCACTGCAGCCCTACCatgttctcttcctctcctcactTTAGATGCCCACCTACTGCCTGTGATTGCCTTCATGGCCTCCCCAGTGCCGGCTGAAGCAAGCAGCTGGCCCTGGCCCTCGGACCTTCATCCTGGCAGTCCGCCCCGCTCTCACCTGCGAGTGCACGGCCTTGTGCTGCTCCAGGCTGACTGCATGGCCGAAGGTCTTGCCACACATGTCACAGGCAAAGGGCCTCGTGCCACTGTGTGAGCGGCGCACATGTACCTCAAGGCCATGCGGCGTGGAGAAGACCTGAGGGGAGAGAGCACACAGGGTCAGGCTTGCcagggagaaggggctggggaagAGTCATAACCAGTGTGGGAGAAAGGGATCCCTACCTTGCTGCACTTGACACACTTGTAAGAGCCAGCGCTGATGAGCAATGGGCGGCACAACAGGTCCGACTCCACTTTGATGCCACCTGGccccttctcttgctgcagcccaggctgcgtCTCGGCATAGAGTCCGGGTGCTGCTGCCGGCGGCCGCTCAAACAGCCCTGGGCCTGGGGAGCCGAAGTCACCATAAAGTCCAAGGGAAGAGCTACACTCTGCACCGTAGAGGGCAGGCTCAGAGCCTCGCTCGCAGAAGAGCCCCAGGGCTGAGGTTCGCTCCAGTGTCGGGCAGGGCCTGTAGCTTTGCACAAGGTGCCTCAGCTCAGAGCCACCCAGGCTGTTCCACATGTACGGTTTGAAGGGCACCGAGAAAGGGGGTGCTTCATCTAGGGACGGACACACAGATTGCTCCGAGGCTGCGGAAACACAAGGGCATGGGAATTAGTGCGCTTCACAATCCAGCCACTACCACAGGGCAGAATGATCTCAGCACTCAGACTTGTGCTCAGAGCCAGACCCCTGTACTGCACATTAAGGCTGCCCTTTCATGGGAGGACATTTTACATTGCACAGTAGGGTCAGTGCATCCAGTACTACCTATTCACCTGCTGTCCCAGCCAAATTAAAGCAGCCACCATCTCTACCTCCATCTCTGGGTGCCCAGGTGTATACACACTGATCTGACTGCTGAGACACTAAACAACTCAATCTGCAACTTCCTTTGGTTTTATCTGCAGCTCCTCAGAAAAGTGTATCTACTATGTCCCAAGACGGGCATCAAAGCTGACAGTCCAAATGTTTAAGCTCTGATGTAGATCCCACACATCCATATAGCAAATATGACATTACGGAGGTGCCAGAATGAGCAAGAGTGCTGAGATTTAGCTGTTCAACAAAACTACAACCTGGTTGTTGCACAATTTAATGACCAAATCTAGTCTCTCAACTTCATGCCACAATTATCTGTAACTATACTACAGCATAATTGAAATAAAGAACAACTTCTGAGGTGCTTGAATGTCATGTCtaactttttcagaaaaaaaaaaaactaaaatcagccctcatctgaaataaaatcacagttgTTTCAGATTGCTCTGAGTTTCTCTAAGCAAAGAAACTGAGTCCACGCAAAATATTGAGCTTCGCAAAATGATTGGTATAAAAATTGAAGACACAAAAAGATTTTCCTAGCAGTCAGAATCAAAGCAATCTTTCATCAGGACAAGCTCAGATGGCTTCAGCTGGCTCTAACAGGCTCACCTTTGGCAATAGCATCTGACCAAGGCAGTGGGCACCACAAGACGAATCACACTGGGGAGGCCCATAGCAGGGTCTGATGCAATGGCAGGAACACAGCCTTTGAGATCAGCGTCTAAAGGCACAAATGCTCAGGGAGCCTCGTGTAGAGGAAAGCACAGCTGGGCAGGTAACATGAGGTACCAGACCCCAACTGTGTCTGCCAGAGATGCTGATTAATGCCCGAGGTATTCTGCTTTATTCTATACACTCCTCATCACAGtgggcagcagcactgggggAGTCAAATGTCTCCACTGGACAAATGTTTTAGTGAACCAAGGAAAAGAAGCAATTACCTGCTGAAGTGCTGATGCCTTCACAGAGATATTGACCTCCCTTACAACTCGGGCTTCCAGAATAACCTCCCTTACCCAAAAACTTGCCCACCCACAAttgctctcttgctttttctcatTCCTGTCAGCTCACAGCTCCTATGGCTTTCTTCAGCAAACCAAGATAATGAGGGGGGGGCTAGGGAAGGAAGGCATGATGTGTTAGGATATCCACTTGGATAGGCAGATGGTCACTGAGGGTTACAGAAGGGAGTGGGAAATGAGGTGAAAATTGAGCTTTGAATGACTTGACTATTTCCTATCTTTTACATAATTTCAGATGTTAACAGTCTCAAATTCTTCCATTGAAATTAGCAGTCTTTTGGTTGGAAATATATGCGCACGTACCAACTGGGACATTTGAACAGAGCGATGAAATCAAATTAGCTGACATGGTGCTGAGCatgatttttcctgttttgcacTGACTGCAAAGTTGTGGTCAGCGTCACATCGTCTATCTTGTGTCTTTGTAACCAGTTTCAGTGTTGCCATCTATCACAATTTTATCGCAAGATTCAAAACTATCTTAAAGCCCCAGCTCTTGAAACTGCATGATTTCATCAGG encodes the following:
- the GFI1 gene encoding zinc finger protein Gfi-1; the encoded protein is MPRSFLVKSKKAHSYHQPRSADEDYSVRLETVLAQICADSKIAEDTGLCRTVLPDPEPSQGRFSPESHLTEAADGTSESAPSCEGSVCDRVSEFEDFWRPPSPSVSPASEQSVCPSLDEAPPFSVPFKPYMWNSLGGSELRHLVQSYRPCPTLERTSALGLFCERGSEPALYGAECSSSLGLYGDFGSPGPGLFERPPAAAPGLYAETQPGLQQEKGPGGIKVESDLLCRPLLISAGSYKCVKCSKVFSTPHGLEVHVRRSHSGTRPFACDMCGKTFGHAVSLEQHKAVHSQERSFDCKICGKSFKRSSTLSTHLLIHSDTRPYPCQYCGKRFHQKSDMKKHTFIHTGEKPHKCQVCGKAFSQSSNLITHSRKHTGFKPFGCDLCGKGFQRKVDLRRHRETQHGLK